The genomic region CAAGGGTCAGGTCCCTGGTGAAGGTGCCTTCATATAAGGAGTCATCTTCAGAGAGGAGGATCCCGGGGCCCTAGGGACGGAAGCAGGAGTAGGAGCAAGGGAAGGGCCAGGagactgggagtggggagggacgGCAGGAAGACAGGAAGTAGGCATCAATCCCGGGGGGGCAGAACAGTCCTGAGCCCTGTCACACCCCCAGCACTGTACTGAGGTGGGTGCCAGCCCTTGGCCCGCTGAGCGCTGAGCACCAGCCCCACAGACCTCATTCCTGCGTTCCTCTGAATGACTGCCTGGGACTTGGCTCCAGCTCTCTCTTGGGGGCCCTTCCTTCCCCACTGATGGCTCAGGAAGTGCTGGGCTTCTCCTCAGCCAACCCCACTCCCCTGGCACTGACCCTCAGGGACAGTGGAGCTGAATAGGCTCCCTTGTTGCACTGGTTGCCAGGAAGCTCAGGGCCCAGTGGGGTATAAATTGTGTCCTACTTGAATCTTTAATATGTCTATTCTTAtaatttcttcctccttcaaTCCTTTCCAGAACAAAGTGGAGCCCAAGCCAAAGCACAATccagaacaacaataaaaatcccCAGGCCAGAGCCTTCCTATGTGCTGAAGCACATGGCCAGGTGTGGGTGAGGCAGGAGGCGGCTGCAGGTGTGCCAGGGCTCAGGAGACCTAGGAGCGAGGCTCAGCCCTGCCACTCGATAGAATGTGACACCAGGTAGGTTctctgacctctctgagcctcatatGTGTCATTCATTCGCTGGGGACAGTGAAACGATCCACAGGGTTACTGGGAGGGTCCTGTGAGGTTGTACCGGGAGCTGAGCCCAGAGCTAGGCCTCCAGGCAGGGGTGTCTACGTGTCCGTTGCAGAGGCGGCTGGTATCACCGTCCCTGTGCACTTCATCCTTGCTAATTTCCCTGAGTGTTTACAGGAAGTAGTGAACCTGAGTtgctgatggggaaactgaggctgggagggcCAAGGCCAGCGTCAGGGGCTGGCAGAACTGCATTCCTGCTGAGGCTCTGGCTTCCTCCAGCACCTAGAAACCCAgcttcctgccccacccacccctgcccagcctcTGCTCAACATTGGGGCCCTGAGAGCAGGGGGGCTCCAGAATGCAGCACCAGTGCAGGGAGAGAGTAGCTCAGGGCACACATGGGTCACCCCACTCACCACCATCTTGTCCGCTTGGAAGGTCCCCTGGTAGCAGACACCAGCCTGTGTGACCATGACCCCCGGGCCATGGCGCTGGTCAGCCTGCCACATGCCGATATAGCGTTCCCCCCTGGAGAGGAGCCAGAGTGGGGTCAGAATCGTTCCCGGGCACTTCTGTGTGCTCTGCCAGTGTGGTTGGGattgggatgggggtggagagCAGGTAAGGAGCAATGACATCGCCTGAACCCACTCAACTCACGCACGGGGTGAGAGGTCAAGACCTCCAAGAGGAAaagagggtggaggaggagggagcctgcctGGGGGAGGGTATCCTGGTAGGCTTCTTGGAAGCGGTGGCAGGAAGGGCAGATGGAAAGCAAAGTCACAGAGGTAGGAGCCTACAACTGAAACAATGTACGAGGGGGCGTCTGGTGGTCTAGAAGGCTGGCAGGGTGCAACTGCGGCATGGCAGGGGTGAAGTCAGAGAAACAGGCAAGCCTTGAATGCCAGGCTGAGGGCCTTGGGCTTTGTCTCACAGCCCAGAGAGCCGGGAAGGGCTGTGGTCCCTACATGGACTAGACCAGGGCTCAGAAACTCTTCCCGGACAGTGCAAGGAGGGGCCAGACCGGGGACGCTCCTTGGTCAGCGAGCTCAGGGCCCCCTCATTCTGAGATTCAGCATCAACCAAGGTTGTGGACAGGAAGTGAGGGGTTTCGGGGGGGGCTCTGGGGGGACAAATGGACCTGACCCTCTGACGACAGTGCTGTACCCTGAGGCACCCCGGTCTGTGTGGGGGTCTAGCTCTaaccctgccctccccccgcagGGCAGCAGCGGAGTGCTCACCTGTCGCTGTCCTCTTCGATGCCATACCCGCTCCGCTGGCCCTTCTCCCAGTGGCCCGTGTACCTGCAGGGCTGTGGGGCCTGCGGGGCGCTCTCGAGGACCCCAAATCCGTGCCGCAGGCCTGCCCAGAAGTAGCCTTTGTACACCTCGTCGGTGCCGTACCTGCGGAGGGTCACCAAAGCTGGCCCGGCCTCCCCGAGCTCAGCCCGGGGCATGCGGCCGCCCCTCGCACCTGCCCTGCCACCCAGCCGAGGGGCACTTACTCACAGATGCCGTAGCCGCACATGCTGCCTTCCTGCCAGTGGCACTTGTAACAGTCAAACTTGTCCTCGGAGGCCTGAGGCACCAGGCGGATGCCGAAGCTGCCAGTGTGGGTGCGTGGGGAGCGCCGTCAGCCCCTGGCTGTCCCCTTGACCCAGGACACCCCACGGCACCCCTCCATGCTGCCCCGGAGTGTCCCTGCCTCCGAGGGGCCTTCTCAGACGACGGGGAGAATCTCCTAGGTGCTCAGGAATCTTTACTTCCCAAGAGCCACTCTCGGGACACCCCTGTCCCTACCCTTCACGCATCCCCGGAGCACCTTCCCGCCCCAACCACGCCCTCCATggctcgccccccccccccccgggcttTCCCTTCTGTGCCCTAAGGGGAGCTGGACCAAATGGCCTTAAGTTCCTGCCTGAGGTCTGGGAATCGAGGATGGGGCCAGGCTGGGGATGGTGGCGAGAACGAAAGCCACCTGTCTGCCCACCCCCCGCCTTACCCATGCTCCAGGCCTTGGCAAAAGCTCCCCACGTGATTCCGGCCATCTGGCCACCTCAGGGTGCCCCTGCAAGACAGTTGAGGTCCACGCATATCAGTCCTGCCAGGCTCACCTTTCAACAAACACAGGCCCCCCGGCTGACCTCCATCGCGGGCTGCCTCAGAGGTTCCCCCCGGAGCGgactctctgcccccacccagccTTCTTCTCTGACCCTTCTTGACTCCTGACACAACGGTCCCAGCAGCCGCCAGCACACTCACCACACCCCACAGGGAGGGCTCTGGAAACATCCAGGTTCCCTTTTCCCCCTTGATCAACAGGAAGGTCCAAGCTAAACTTTAAGCTTAAGTCAAACGCTCGTCAGTGGTTTCTAgcaccctcctctcctcttctgatATGGCCTcgtgttttctgggttttgtttgtttgcttgtttgtttgttgtgttttgttcatttgtctccTGGAGCCCCTTCTGGAAGTAGGCAAGGTCTCAGAGACTAACATGCTTGTGAGCATCACCTGAGCAAGTCCCTTCTGCTTTCTGGGCCTTGGCTTTCCCAGCTGTGGCCTGGGGGTCGGAGAGCGGAGCGCATGTGCTCCCAAAGCCCTCCTGCTCGTGGGGTCACACAGACCTGTGGCTGAAGCTGAACTCACCCTACAACCTGCCCTaaggccttgggcaagtcatgcCAGTCTCTGGCCTCAGTTCCTGCACCTACAGAATGGGCAGTAACGCTCCCCTGACGTGTTCTCATAAAGACTAGTGAAGACAGGAGGTCTGCCAACCATTTCCATCACCAGCTAGTGTCACGGGGACATGAAAATTATCCCTCCGCCCTCCTGAGAACAGCAACTGCAGACCTACAGTCTGTCCCACGTGCCCGGGGCTCATCACCAGCATCAACACTCCACGTGGCACAGACCTACTATGGGCCAGGTCCTGTCCGACGGCGCGTTAAGACAGAATAGGGGACAAACAGAGTTGACTGACTCATGTAGGAAGGAAGAGCCTTTGGTGGTGGCCGGAGGTGATTGGGTCCTGTCCGCCCCTCTGACTCCCAGGAGGAGCCCCGGTCGCTCACCTGCCATGGGGCCTGCCCCGACACCACTCGCCCTCGTAGGTGGCTTGACAGAGCCGGCCCTCAGCACGGAAGGTGTATGCCACGCAGCGGCAGGCGGGGGGCTCGGAGGGCTCCAGGCCCGTCCCCAGCACAGGGAAGTCCTTCTTCCCACgtagggcctggcacacagcctgAGTCACTTTCCACTGCCAGACCATCTGGTGGGGACAGGGGAGACACAGGAGAGGTCCCTGCTGTGCCAGCGGCCCCTCTAGGAAGCCTTGCAGGGTAGCTCCAGATAGTACCGCCTCCACCACCCCCGACCTATTCAGGCACTTGGGGGAACTCCCACCGCCCCATGCTGCGCCTGAGGGCTCCGCATCCAGACCTGAGCTCCTCTTGTGCGGCTTCAGGGTCTGCCCAGAGGGGCCACACAGAACCACCAGGACCCGCACAGGCCCCAATCCCGGCTTCATGGGGGAAAATGCCCTGGGCTCTGTGGCATTTTGATGCCTGACCCCAGGCTGACCACCGCCGCCCTCTGACCAtgaccccagaggcctggccacTCGCAGGGAGCCTCCAGGGTGCCATACCtgtgccctcccccgcccctcctggTATCTCCCCTCACTCCTCTCCCCCAACTGCCCCGATTCACAGCCCACCCACACTCACCAGGTCCTGAGCGTTCTTAGAGCAAAAGGAGAGCTTGTCCTCGGGTGTGAGGAGTTGAAAGGTGCACCTAGACAGATGGAGGTGACGAGTAGGCCCCCGCTCTGTCCGGGAGGGTGTTCCGGGAGGCCCCAGCCCTGGGGTGCGGGCAGTTTCatgagggtggagggagagaaggccCGGGGTGTCATTGGAGGGGGCTGCTCACCCGTCCTGCCCAGGATCCACCCACACCAGCTTCAGATCAAAGGTGTGGACACTGTGACCCTGGAAGAAGATGGGGCACCGGGTCACCCAGGGCCCAGCTCAGACGCTCCCCTACTGATCTGGCCCAGGCTTGCTCCAGGCACTGACCTGCGGCCACACCACTGAGTGCCCCTGGCTGCTCAGTCCAGCGTGCCCAGCACTGAGACTGGTCCCCACCTCCAGGGCAGCTCCTCCGTCTCCCTTCCCATCTGAGGGCTGGCGGGGACCTCGGgagcagcctcccccaccccacacatccTGCTCCATCATGTCCACAGCTCGGATACCATCGGCCCCTGCTAGAAACCTCTCAGGCTCCTACCGTCTGGGGGATGGGGACCTCGCTGCTGAGCCAGACCCCTGAGACCACACAGACCACTCCTGGCTCCCAGGTCCCCACTCCTCGCCCCCTCCATACCAAGACGCCATGGCCCTGCCACACTCACACCATCTCAAGCCTCCCCTAGTCCCCCTCAATCTGACCCTTGGCTCATGCTGCTTCCTCTACCTGGAAAGCAGTCCCTGCTCTGAGAGCTGATGAACATCCCTTCCTCTAAAAAAGATTTCATGCATGCAGCGACCTCCTGCCTGGCCTAGGCAGGCTGATCACTGCCTCACTGCCCCAGGAGGTAAAGGGGGTTCAGGCCCAGGACcaaagggcaggaggagggggccaGACACAGGCAGGGACAAGGGCGGGCCCGGCACAGGACATGCAAAGGTCCAGAGGTAGGAAAGGGCACAGAGCATGTAAGTGACATGCCATCAGTGTATTTGGAGCACAGACAGCGAAGTCGGGAGTGGAGGGGAGTCCAAAGTGAATCAGAACCCCAGAACCAGATTTCAGGAGACACGGGTCTGGGCAGGTAGCCTCCCTGCCAGGCCTCAGCCTTCCTATGTGCAGGGGAGTCCCAGACTGACATTCAGAGGGGACAAAGAAGACAGTGCTCTGGCTAACACAAGGGCAGTCTGAGTTCAGGGGGAGCTAGGCACAGTCAAGGTTACGGGCCAGGGAGCAATCCCAAACCCCCGGCCTGTGATATCCAGAATCCTAGGCACTGCTCCCACGTGGCACTCTTCTCTAGAAGCCTCTTGTGTGCCCTGAGGTTTTATCCAGCCCTCCCAGCCACCAAGAGCCACCCGGGAAGAGAACTAAGAGTTGCCCGGCATCCGCAGAAGGACAAACTCACTCCCAAgcattttgcagaggaggaaaccgaGGGAATATTTAGCAGGGATGCCAGTCGGCAAGGGCTGAGGCTGGGACACACCTGGAGCAGCCTTGCCCCACAGCGTCCCCCTCCTGCAGGAATGACTCtaccctccgcccccaccccggcctgccAGCCTCTcggctccccatcccccaccccccaaacctggGCAGCCTGAGTTCTCCCTTGCTCCCAGCTATCTCCATCCCGCTTCTCGGCCAGATCCCAGACCCCTGCTGCGGCCCCAGGACCTCTGGTCAGCTCCCCCAAACCTGCAGCAAGACGAGGGCATCATTGAAGAGCAGCACACGCTCTGCCCGCAGCGGGGTGACCGTCACGGCTACATCCTGGCTGTCCTGCAGGAGTCGGCGCGCAGGGGTGCAGAGCACATcctggggagcagagcaggggggcaggggctCAGGCACCCCCCATTCCCGGTGGCTGTACCCACtcctccacctgcctctgccaGGCGCGCCAGCCCCCCACAGTCTGAGCATCTCCTGGAGGCCCCCAGCTCGGTGGCGGACACCGGGGCTCCAAGGTCTGGAGGGGCAGCACAGCCTGTCTTGAAGCTTCGCTTTGACGCCCACCGCCCCTCAATCCACTGCCCCCGCCAAGCCCCCAACAACACTCACTGGGGCTCTGCAGTCCCTGCCTCTCGCTGGCAAGTCAtgtcccctctcctgctcaccTAACTGTCTACCCTGTGCCCCAGGCCTGTCACACCCTCCCAGGGCACAGGGGGCTTTCCACCCCAGCGGGGGCACTACATGCCGCAGCGGGCAGTGATGTCACCATAGGATCATTTGGTGGCATTAATTCTGACTCCCCTTCCTCAGAGCCAGCTCACCAGGTGCCTGACCCCTGACCAGGGAGGTGCTCCACAAGCGCCTGAGGACTGCTGGATGGACAGACGTCCCAGCCACCTGGTTcgacccccgcccccactcccagatggggaaatggaggcacagtGAGTCCAGCAGGCCCCTTCCCTGACCACGCATGGGGCCCTAAACTCACTCTCAGCCGGCTGCTCAGGGAGTGCCAGAGAGCCTGCGTGGCCAGGGCCTGGTCCAGCGCCTGCCTCATGAAGGACTGCAGGTTCCCAAAGAGGGTGGCCGCGTGCACCACCAGCTCCCGAGCGGGGTGAGGCTGCGGGGACACAGAGCGGCCGGTGAGTCGGGGAGACGGGAGACTCGTCAGAGCCTCCCCCACCCTGTGATGCTTGCCCAAGCCCCGGCTTGGCCCCAGCTGCTCGGAAGGTCGGATCAAAGCCGAAGTGTGTCCCTTTCTGCCTGCCAGCCCTTCTTTCAGGGCGAGGCCAGAGCGAAGGGGCTCCAGAGCACCGCTGGGCCTGGGCCAGAGGTCCTCACATCCAGTAACACGGCTTTCCATCTGCTCCTGGGTCTCTGCCAGCCCCCCAAGGGCACAGCCATAGACCTCAGGCCCTGTCAACACCCCCCGCCAGGCCCAGGACACTGCATGATCCCCAACATGTGGCTGGGTCTTATTCAAACTGAGTAAGGTGAGTCCCCAGAGCCAAGGCCCTACTTCCCTCCTCCTTTGGCTCCCCTACAAGCAACAGGCCTGGTGAGCGttccatgcccccccccccacccctgcaacctACCTCCGTGACACTGTCCCCGAGGCTCAGCAGAAGGAGCACATACTGCTGCACGTGATGGGCCAGCGGCTGGCGGAGGGCCTGGGTCAGTGCGGTGCCCACCTTGGCCTCGGAGCTCACGCCCGACAGGAGCTGCCCCAGGGCCTTGCGCTGGCCCCGCCAGAACTCCCTGGGTGGATGGACGGCCACACACACCACCTTCACTCCCCTCCTCCATTCCTGAACCCATGGccatccccatcccccagctgAGCCCCCAGATCCCAGGGGCAATCCCAGACCCAAGAAGGCTCTCCCGTCGGGTTAATACAGCCGCCCTATTGCAGAGTCAATGGCAGTTTCTCCGTGTGAAGGGACTGTTGAGTCCAAGCACCCACCCTGAACAGGATGGCCCCTCTTTCCCCTTTCCAGGGTAAAGTCTGGCTACTGGATGTCTGGACTGTGCTTACAGCCCCCAgagacttctctccctctcttccggTGTGGAGCGGTATGGAACAGTCAGAACCAGGATGAATCACGGGCTCTGACACCCGCTGCTCTGGGGATGGGACTTCCCTGACCTTCTGTCCCGGACACCCCCATCCACGCAGAGGGACCCTGCAGCATCCCAGGCTCACCTCCTCTTCTTTGCTGCCTTCTGAAAGGCCTGCACCGCCACGCAGCTAGCGTAGGACTCGATGTACCTGCCGGCAGCACAGGAGACAGCCTGCAGGCCCAGCCCACAGCTTCGCACCCTAACCCCTGCCTTGCCAGGATCCCCGGATCCCACCCACTGATTGGCTGCAGCCCTGCCCCTGACCAGATAATTCCACCTAGTCTTTCTTCCCTGGGAGGCCCCAAGGCTCAGGTCTGGGGTCTCTGAGCCGGTGCCCGGGGGCAGGGGTGAAGCCCAAGGCCCTGAGGCCGACCCCAGCAGAGCCTGACCCCAGACTGAACCCAGACCTTGGCCTAAGCCTGACCTAAGCCAGGTGAGCCCTCATGCCCCAGCCTTCCTCGCTGCCTTACTCCACGTGGACCTGCAGGACACGGTCAGCATCACGCAGCAACAGCAGGGACTCCAGACCCACGGCGTCGTGGTGGCCCAGCCGCTCCCGCAGCGAGTGCAGGCTCTCCTCCGTCACCTCCCAGAGCCGCTGGGAGCTCTGGTGCAGCTGCTGCACGAGCCGCAGGCACTCCCTGACCTGGGGGTCGGagggctctggggctggaggaagggggggCAGCACAAATGCAATGTGATGGGGGTGGCGCCCTGTAGCCCAGGAGCTGCAGCTGGGGTCCTTAGGACAGGAGAGGAAGCCGGTGTGGCACCCTGAGCTTAGCAGGGACGGGCAGGCTAGAGTGCGGGGCAGTGCCCTTGAGGAATCGGGGGCGGGGGGACCAATCCACCCCCTCACGAAACAGGGTCAGCACTCATGACCTAGGGGGCACCAAGTACACTAAATCTCCCAAGACTCTGGGCTTTCTCAGGTCTGGGATATGGGGTCCGTAAGATCCCGTGGTCCGCTGGTACCCAGAGAAGCACGGACAGAGCCCCCAGGTGGAAGGCACCTGACCAAGGTCACTTCACAGGTGAGCCCCCAAGTGGGTCATGGCCCAGGTGAGAGTGGGATGAGAATCCAAGCAGAGAATGAGGCCCGTGCCCTGGAAGAGGTGGGATTTTGACTCTATGTATAGCTCGGTCTAGGCTAGGGGTTCACAGTCTGGCCCCGGGGGATGCCTCGGAGAAGGGAATAGCCAGCGACCAAAGGCAGAGCCCCAGTCCTGTCAGAGGATGCCGATACCAAGTGTTCTCACTCCCGTTTGAGGCTGAGAAAGCTGTGCCTCGGAAGGTCTCAGATCCCCAGGATGGTTCCAGTGTCCCCCACCCTTGCCACTGCAGAGCCAAGACTCACTGGTTTCGAGCAGGGGCTGGAGGACAAGGCTGTTGATGCGGGCGAGAGTAGCTGAGAAGACCTCCTCCAGCCGCCGCAGGGCCTCCTCCTCCCGGCTGCACATGGCCAGGGCACTGCCCTCAGGGCCTGTGAAAGGGACACAAGCAAGAATGAGGGCCCCAGCGAGAGCAGGGTCAGTGCCATGCCTTCCGTCCATGTGCCCAGGACCACCCATGACAGCTGTGAGCAATTGGCCCAGGCGGCCTCAAAGAGGAATTTCTGGACAGGCCACTGACCCCTGCCCTGTTCTGCTCTGCCCCCGGGGCCCAGCTGAGGGACCTGACCAAGCAGGTGCTCCTCAAGCCCAGTTCTGGCCTAGTCATTCCCCTGCTCAAACATCCACCATGGCTCCCAAGGGCTCACAGTAATACCTAATGGCACTCTGACCTCACTCCCCCTCCACCGAGTCTCTTGAAACGAGGACACACTGTCAGAAGAACCCAGCCTTTTTCTCAAGATCATGACTGAGGACCCCCTGTCACCCAAAGGGCTGCATAAGCAAGGAAAGGTCTAGGGGAGTAGGGAGGTGCTCTCCTGCGGGAGCCATCACAGATGGGCGAGAAataaagaggcagagagatggacaAAGCATGCAGGTGGGACACCAtgagagcaaaggatcatgggccTGAGGGTGCAGGCTCCGAGGGTAAGAGTGGCCTAAGTGGTCATCAGAGGAGCCATGGAGGACCTCAGGGCAAGGAAGCGGTAGGACCCAGAGTCACACTTGCAGAGATGGGCATGATGACAGTGCCGAGCAGTGGGGGGGGTGAGGTCAGTGTGGGTAACAGCTAGACCCCCCTGCCCCTCAACCCGGCTGACCCTGCTGGGcctggaagaaagggaggggggctgcaggggtgggcaggtgggctTGAGCCTATGGACTTCTTACCCCAGAGTGAGGGGCCCACCATGCAGGCAGGGGATCCCCTGGGAATGCGGCTTTCTGAtgagaggcagggggagcagggggccTGGGCTCCAAGACacccacccacgcacccccaGCCAGGCTACAGCCTCCCAGAGACACAGCCCTCTCCCAGCAGCACTGGATGCCCTCACCAAACAAAGTTCATCTGCCCAAATGACCTGACCAGACATCTCAGGGGTGAGAGCTGGAGGGTTTCTTAGCCCCAGACCCTCACACTGCCTCTCCCTGGCTCTGACACTCTGAGGCTCCACAGTTAgctgagtggggtggggtgggagataCAATGGAAGCTTCTGGAATGAGCAGGCAACACAGACAGCCGAaaaagggcagagaggaaggggtctCATCCCTCCCAACCCGAGCCCTGCGGCACCAGAGAGCATTCAGGCCCCTGGCAAAACCTGCAACTCTGGGGAAGGGGGGCGGGCGCCTCAGAGCTCTGGCCAAGGGCCCAGGCCCCGGCATTCCTGCCCCAcctttcctgctgctgctgcttcaggAGGGCGAGGCCTcggggagggacaggcaggaaggggaagcagCTAGACACCCAGCTGTGGCCTGCTTTCTCCCTGGGCCCCTCTGGGTCCCTGCGACAGCCCTGTAAATCCCCCAACCTGGGGCCAGGGTACAGCAAGTGGGGGCCGCCTGACCCTCCCCCATTATCTCCAGAAACGGATGGAATGGAAAGACCCTTTGGGGGCTGACTTTTCCATCCCCAGTGGGCAGCCAGTCAGTCGGGGTCTGAACTGAGAGGTGAGGACATGGGCtaaaggtagaggaagagggtGCAGCCAGCATCTTCCGAAGCCAGCGGATAGGAACCGGATGAGGGCGAGTGTGGACCTGCTGTCAACAGCCGGAGGCTGGGAGGTCCTGAGTAGCAAGCAGCCCCACACTCACACTGATCTGGGAATCACCCCAGCCACGCCAGACCCAGGACATGGagctctctctctatccctctccacCTCagactaccccccccccccaccgcaggGCTGGCAGCTACCCCTCCCTACTTATCTGCCTGCACCCTTGCTTGGCCCACATCTCAGCAGCCCCCAAGGGACTCCCTGCTGACCCCACTGCTCAGTGCTGGTCATGGTCCAGCTTATCCAGAGCCCTGctcctctctaggcctcagtcacctcctctgtgaaatgggggtctGATTAGATCAGAGCTTTCAAATTATGTAAGTCCTCCCTAGAAGGGACAAACAGGTGTGGGGAGCTGCTCTGGGTGTGGAGACCTGGTCCTCTGCTTCCCTCCCGGCTCAAAGCTGCCTGGGCCCCTCAGAATGAGTCTTACAGATCAGACTGGCAGACACGACTCTAGGACCCTTCCAGATCTGTGGCCCCAAAGGGATGTCACCCCTAGGGAACTGAGGCACATCGCCCAGAGGACAGGCCAGAAGTTAAGCATGACTGGTGAGGTAGTGGGTGGGGGGAAAGGTTGTAGATGAGGTTGGGGGTCTGGCCTGGTGTTGACCATGGGACCCTACTCCTTGGCTAGGGAGCTTGGAATTCATCCTGGAGGCAACCAGGGTATGACAGCAGGGAGCAGACCAGGTATCAGGTATGAGTgtgtttgggggtggaggggaggtgtTAAGCCATAACATGAGAGGGACCCAGCAGGAGTAATCCCTGATCAAATCCCATCATACCCCCAACCCACCCGGCTGTGGTCAAGGGCATGGCCTCCTTACCCTCGTCCTCTACCCAGGTTTAAGGTCCCTTAGTGGCAGGCTGCACAGGAGGTacatatggagaaactgaggcctagaaagGAACTGGAGGACCAAGACACTATCTGAAGAGCACGTGCAAGGCTCAGTCTGACCCAGGCCTCTGGCTCCCTGtcccaccaggctcacctgagCTAGGCAGTTCAGAAAGGCTGGGCAACTTGCCTCAGGGCACACAGCAAATTCCCAGTAGGGCCCTGCCTCCTACCTCCTCAGGCAGCCTTGGTGCTCTCTGTGGGGCGGGTGAGGACAGAACTGGCTAGTCTCAGCTTGTCCAGGTGAGTCAGCTGCCCGTCCCGGTGTCGATCTAACCAGTAGCCAGACCTGCTCTCTCCCCTGCATTCCCGGCCTCTGTCCAAGCCAGGTTGCTCTCAGGCAGGGTCACTGGGACATCCCCTACCCTCTCCAAGGCCTCTTAGGCCCCTGGGCCACACCCTGTCATGGCACCCACTCTGGTATTTCCTGGTCAGGATAGGCAAGGAAGTTTTGTTTGGTGACTTTTTTCTGGGCTGCCCAGGCTCCCTAAAACAACCAGCAAGCACAGCAGTAGAGCAGAAAGGGGCTGCCCCAGGGAGGCAGCACTCAACTGCCACAGCTGACCCCTCAGTCACCACTTgggcctcccccccacccccgcaccccttTTCTGGTCCTCCATGGCTCCCAATTTCTCCTCCTAGAaggcccaccacccccaccccactcccaggcTCTCACAGCTCTCCTGCACCTCCCCATCCGGGCACACGCAGTCCCCAGAGTTTCCCAAACATGGGATCCTGTTCCAGCCACCAGGCATTTGCCCATGCCGGTCTCACTGCAGGCGTCACCTCCTCCTGGCAGTCCCCCAGGTTGGTTGGGTGAGGTCCAGGGGGCGGCCCTCGCACCCCACACGGGGGTGCGGGGGCTGTCCCTGCGCTGCCCCTAAACCCGAGCCGGGTGACCACGGGGCGGGGAGGACGAGGCTTAAGTCCGCTGGCACGGAGGGGGCCTTGGGACAACCTCAGACAGCCCCGGCGTGAGTGCCGCCTGGGACCGAGGAGTCGTGGAGTGACGGCGACGCGCTGGCCAAGGGGGCGCTAGGCGAAGGTCCCACCTGGAGTGAGGGAACGCGGAGCACAGGAGCCAGGCCACAGACGCGCGACCTCCGCCCCGCCCTTACCTGTGCGGTGCCGGTACCCCGAGCGGGGAGCGTCGCCGCGGCCGCTCGCAGCCCGCCGCCCGCTCACCGCCCACCGCCCCCCTCCCGTTCCGGCGCCCGCCACGCCCCCCGCCACGCCCCCGGCGCCCGCCACGCCCCCCCGCCACGCCCCCGGCGCCCGCCACGCCCATCTCCCCGCCCCACCTCCGGGAGTTGCCAGTGGAAGTTGGAGCTGGCGCCGACGGGCCCGCCTGGCAGGAGGTGGGACGCGGCGTCGGTCCGCCCCCGCCAGAGG from Mustela erminea isolate mMusErm1 chromosome 1, mMusErm1.Pri, whole genome shotgun sequence harbors:
- the ALS2CL gene encoding ALS2 C-terminal-like protein isoform X3, giving the protein MCSREEEALRRLEEVFSATLARINSLVLQPLLETTPEPSDPQVRECLRLVQQLHQSSQRLWEVTEESLHSLRERLGHHDAVGLESLLLLRDADRVLQVHVEYIESYASCVAVQAFQKAAKKRREFWRGQRKALGQLLSGVSSEAKVGTALTQALRQPLAHHVQQYVLLLLSLGDSVTEPHPARELVVHAATLFGNLQSFMRQALDQALATQALWHSLSSRLRDVLCTPARRLLQDSQDVAVTVTPLRAERVLLFNDALVLLQGHSVHTFDLKLVWVDPGQDGCTFQLLTPEDKLSFCSKNAQDLMVWQWKVTQAVCQALRGKKDFPVLGTGLEPSEPPACRCVAYTFRAEGRLCQATYEGEWCRGRPHGRGTLRWPDGRNHVGSFCQGLEHGFGIRLVPQASEDKFDCYKCHWQEGSMCGYGICDFGDPPQVRHRRGVQRLLLGRPAARIWGPRERPAGPTALQVHGPLGEGPAERVWHRRGQRQGPGILLSEDDSLYEGTFTRDLTLVGKGKVTFPNGFTLEGSFGSGAGKGLHTQGVLDTAAFPPDPSSTRKRQLGVGAFPVESRWQGVYGPFRDFISAGCPGDELEALLGFHVQNSRELRKSQEYLCCERTQPEACAGRMEDVLDELLLHREPRALRECLGKALSSSLHPLGKLLRTLMLTFQATYAGIGANKHLQTLAQEEVKQHARELWAAYRGLLQVALRRKGQAPEEDEDPEARDLQVHGLVLPLMLPSFYSELFTLYLLLHESEDSLYSQGIANLSLFPDTKLLEFLDVQKHLWPLKDLTLTTNQRLSLVRDKCFLSATECLQKIITTVDPREKLEVLEKTYGEIEATVSRVLGQEHKLPMDDLLPLLIYVVSRARIQHLGAEIHLIRDMMDPIHTGGLYDFLLTALESCYEHIQKEDMHRFPGRWDSKELW
- the ALS2CL gene encoding ALS2 C-terminal-like protein isoform X2, with the protein product MCSREEEALRRLEEVFSATLARINSLVLQPLLETTPEPSDPQVRECLRLVQQLHQSSQRLWEVTEESLHSLRERLGHHDAVGLESLLLLRDADRVLQVHVEYIESYASCVAVQAFQKAAKKRREFWRGQRKALGQLLSGVSSEAKVGTALTQALRQPLAHHVQQYVLLLLSLGDSVTEPHPARELVVHAATLFGNLQSFMRQALDQALATQALWHSLSSRLRDVLCTPARRLLQDSQDVAVTVTPLRAERVLLFNDALVLLQGHSVHTFDLKLVWVDPGQDGCTFQLLTPEDKLSFCSKNAQDLMVWQWKVTQAVCQALRGKKDFPVLGTGLEPSEPPACRCVAYTFRAEGRLCQATYEGEWCRGRPHGRGTLRWPDGRNHVGSFCQGLEHGFGIRLVPQASEDKFDCYKCHWQEGSMCGYGICEYGTDEVYKGYFWAGLRHGFGVLESAPQAPQPCRYTGHWEKGQRSGYGIEEDSDRGERYIGMWQADQRHGPGVMVTQAGVCYQGTFQADKMVGPGILLSEDDSLYEGTFTRDLTLVGKGKVTFPNGFTLEGSFGSGAGKGLHTQGVLDTAAFPPDPSSTRKRQLGVGAFPVESRWQGVYGPFRDFISAGCPGDELEALLGFHVQNSRELRKSQEYLCCERTQPEACAGRMEDVLDELLLHREPRALRECLGKALSSSLHPLGKLLRTLMLTFQATYAGIGANKHLQTLAQEEVKQHARELWAAYRGLLQVALRRKGQAPEEDEDPEARDLQVHGLVLPLMLPSFYSELFTLYLLLHESEDSLYSQGIANLSLFPDTKLLEFLDVQKHLWPLKDLTLTTNQRLSLVRDKCFLSATECLQKIITTVDPREKLEVLEKTYGEIEATVSRVLGQEHKLPMDDLLPLLIYVVSRARIQHLGAEIHLIRDMMDPIHTGGLYDFLLTALESCYEHIQKEDMHRFPGRWDSKELW